DNA from Asanoa sp. WMMD1127:
GCTTGCGCTTGTCGATCGGAGTCGGATGCTGACCAGGCACGGGCGGCATTTGGTTAGAGATCGTGATCAGGGCGTCGAAGCCCGCTTCCCGCGCGATGTCGAGGTAGGCCTCGAGCTGTTCCTGCCGCAGGTCGTTGGTGCCGGTCTTGACTTCGAGCAGGGCGGTCCACTGGCGCTGTCCACGAGTTACGCGGATCAGCCCGTCCGGAAAGAACCTCTTGCCGCCGACGTCGAACGGCACTTCGATGAAGGTCTGCACGGCACCGGCCGGCGCGCCGAGCGGCGCGGTCAACGCCCGCCCGAACTCCCGCACGGCACTCATCACCGCCAACAGCGCCGACGTCGCACGTCTTTCCTGTTCCTCCGGTCCGTTGATGCCGGACGTCGGAATCAGTCGAGCTTCCTGCCACGCTTCCTCGGACATCAGTCACCTTCCGCCTTTGGTTGTCGGAAAGTTACACCCGCGTTAAGGCAGAAAGTCGATGGAATGCGCTGCCGACCGAACAGTTCCCGTCAGCCATTCAGAGTGTCGAGATAGGATCTGCCGCTCGCCCGATCAGGGAGCGCTCAATTGCCCGTTCGGTCATCCGACCGGACAATTCTCGGATCATCGCCAGACCTGTTCCGCGACGCGGCGGAAGTTGCCGCCCAGGATGCCCGTGATGGCTTCCGGTGGGTAGCCCTGGTCGCTGAGGGCCTGTTCGAGGCGGAGCAGGTCCTCCGGCGGCATGATGGTGATCGGGCCCCAGCGGCGGTACATCTCCGGGAACAGGTCCGGGTTCTCGGCCATCTCGCGGTTGAGGTCGGCCAGGTCGAACGAGTAGTCGGTGGCCACGCCCACGTGCGACGGGCCGACCAGGTTCACCGCGTAGTCGATGTGGCGGACCATCGCCTCGACGCTCGCGTCGTTCGGGCCCAGGAAGATGCCCACCCCGGCGATGCCGATGACGCCGCCCGTGTCCGCGCAGGCGCGGGCCTGGTCGTCGGTGATGTTGCGTTCGTGGTCCCACAGCGCCCGCATGCACGAGTGGCTGTAGACCATCGGCCGCTGGGTGACCGCCGCCAGGTCCAGGCCCGTGCGGATGCTGCAGTGCGAGCCGTCGACCACCATGCCGACCGCGTTCATCTCGCGGACCAGGTCCCGCCCGTACGCCGTGAGCCCTTCGTCGATCGCGTCCGCGCAACCGGAACCAGCCGCGTTGCGCACGTTGTAGGTCGGCAGCAGTGTGCGTACGCCCAGGTCGTAGAACTCCTTCACCCGCTCCAGCCGGCCACCGAGCGGACCCGAGTCCTCCAGGTCG
Protein-coding regions in this window:
- a CDS encoding membrane dipeptidase, which gives rise to MDHRLLWEQHCCLPLVPDADIGELARYARPGGAYVSVNVGFSPHSTELVFSLLHTWRRGVEADERLALVDGVADIDAAAASGLIGVAFDLEDSGPLGGRLERVKEFYDLGVRTLLPTYNVRNAAGSGCADAIDEGLTAYGRDLVREMNAVGMVVDGSHCSIRTGLDLAAVTQRPMVYSHSCMRALWDHERNITDDQARACADTGGVIGIAGVGIFLGPNDASVEAMVRHIDYAVNLVGPSHVGVATDYSFDLADLNREMAENPDLFPEMYRRWGPITIMPPEDLLRLEQALSDQGYPPEAITGILGGNFRRVAEQVWR